The Camelina sativa cultivar DH55 chromosome 14, Cs, whole genome shotgun sequence genome includes a window with the following:
- the LOC104739106 gene encoding polygalacturonase-like, with the protein MTIPAITFLPLIIFLTFIDVSSSATNVFNVVSFGAKPDGVTDSTAAFLKAWQGACGSAASATVVVPTGTFLLKQITFGGPCKSKLKFQVTGTVVAPADYWAFANSGYWILFNKVSRFSMVGGTFDARGDGFWSCRKSGQNCPPGVRSISFNAAKDVIISGVKSMNSQVGHMTLNGCTNVVVRNIRLVAPGNSPNTDGFTVQFSTGVTLTGSTVQTGDDCVAIGPGTRNFLISKLACGPGHGVSIGSLAKQLNEDGVENVTLSSAVFTGTQNGVRIKSWARPSTGFVRNVFFQNLIMKNVQNPIIIDQNYCPSNLGCPTEHSGVKISGVTYKNIQGTSATQQAMKLACSKSNPCTGITLQDIKLTYNKGTPATSYCFNAIGKNLGVIQPTSCLNR; encoded by the exons atgacaaTACCAGCTATAACATTTCTTcctctcatcatcttcctcaccTTCATCGATGTCTCGAGCAGCGCCACCAACGTTTTCAACGTAGTTAGCTTCGGGGCCAAACCGGACGGGGTCACCGATTCCACTGCAGCGTTCCTCAAAGCATGGCAAGGAGCTTGTGGCTCCGCAGCCTCAGCCACGGTGGTGGTCCCAACGGGGACATTTTTGTTGAAGCAAATAACGTTTGGAGGGCCATGCAAGAGCAAACTCAAGTTTCAAGTGACCGGAACAGTCGTTGCTCCCGCAGATTACTGGGCCTTTGCCAATTCCGGTTACTGGATTCTCTTCAACAAGGTTAGCAGATTCTCAATGGTCGGTGGGACTTTCGACGCTCGAGGTGATGGGTTCTGGTCTTGCCGGAAATCTGGTCAGAATTGTCCTCCCGGTGTTAGG TCAATATCGTTCAACGCGGCAAAAGACGTGATCATAAGTGGAGTGAAATCGATGAACAGCCAGGTCGGCCATATGACCCTCAACGGTTGCACGAATGTGGTCGTCCGTAACATCAGGCTAGTGGCTCCTGGAAACAGTCCAAACACCGACGGCTTCACCGTTCAATTCTCTACCGGGGTCACATTAACCGGAAGTACCGTTCAGACCGGAGACGATTGTGTTGCTATCGGCCCTGGTACCCGCAATTTCCTCATTTCCAAACTTGCTTGTGGTCCAGGTCACGGGGTTAG CATTGGGAGCTTGGCGAAGCAATTAAACGAAGACGGAGTAGAGAACGTGACACTCTCGAGTGCAGTATTCACCGGAACACAAAACGGTGTGAGGATAAAATCATGGGCGAGGCCGAGTACGGGATTCGTTAGAAACGTATTCTTCCAAAACCTAATTATGAAGAACGTCCAAAACCCAATCATAATCGACCAAAACTATTGTCCCTCCAACCTAGGTTGCCCTACTGAG CATTCGGGGGTGAAGATAAGTGGAGTGACGTATAAAAACATACAAGGAACGTCGGCGACACAGCAAGCGATGAAGCTAGCGTGCAGCAAGAGCAATCCATGTACAGGAATCACATTACAAGACATTAAACTTACTTACAACAAAGGAACACCTGCTACTTCCTATTGTTTCAATGCTATCGGGAAAAATCTTGGTGTCATTCAACCTACTAGTTGTCTAAACCgataa